One genomic region from Gemmobacter aquarius encodes:
- a CDS encoding type II secretion system F family protein: MNENLIYLAVFAAVALVAFSMLTVLLRNRDIARNIEAATTQRASVGDIFSTDNEKLSHYFNIQNKAQPDSLEMKLIAAGFMGAGAPRTFHILRLVTVVVVMVGMRSLIVRLFPDTNPAATVLMAAIFGGVSFILCSAVLDYYVNKTEIQNRKLFPDFMDMLIVCVDAGLSIEAAIDRVAREFLATKPVFGTHLAIISLEVRAGRPLHDALTNFSVRVRLEEARTLATLFRQSQELGASVVRTLRTYSKEMRQMRLLRAEEKANSLPIKMLFPMAIFLFPVNLIIVIVPILITVVELLGNMRPPGV; encoded by the coding sequence ATGAACGAAAACCTGATCTACCTCGCCGTCTTTGCAGCCGTGGCCTTGGTCGCCTTTTCCATGCTGACCGTCCTGTTGCGAAACCGCGACATCGCCCGCAACATCGAGGCGGCGACCACGCAGCGCGCTTCGGTCGGCGATATCTTCTCGACCGACAACGAAAAGCTCAGCCACTATTTCAACATCCAGAACAAGGCCCAGCCCGACAGTCTGGAAATGAAGCTGATCGCGGCGGGTTTCATGGGCGCCGGTGCGCCGCGCACCTTTCACATCCTGCGCCTTGTTACAGTCGTCGTGGTGATGGTGGGCATGCGAAGCCTGATCGTTCGCCTGTTTCCCGACACGAACCCTGCCGCCACCGTCCTGATGGCCGCGATCTTCGGCGGGGTATCCTTCATCCTGTGCAGCGCGGTGCTCGACTATTACGTGAACAAGACCGAAATCCAGAACCGCAAACTCTTTCCCGATTTCATGGACATGCTGATCGTCTGCGTCGACGCTGGCCTGTCTATCGAAGCCGCAATCGACCGCGTCGCGCGCGAATTCCTTGCCACCAAGCCCGTCTTCGGCACCCACCTTGCGATCATCAGCCTCGAAGTCCGCGCCGGTCGCCCCTTGCACGACGCGCTGACCAACTTTTCCGTCCGCGTCCGGCTGGAAGAGGCCCGCACCCTTGCCACCCTGTTCCGCCAAAGCCAGGAACTTGGCGCAAGCGTGGTGCGGACCCTTCGCACCTATTCCAAAGAGATGCGCCAGATGCGCCTGCTGCGGGCGGAAGAAAAGGCCAACTCCTTGCCGATCAAGATGCTGTTCCCCATGGCGATCTTCCTGTTTCCGGTGAACCTGATCATCGTGATCGTGCCGATCCTGATCACCGTTGTCGAACTTCTGGGCAACATGCGCCCGCCGGGCGTCTGA
- a CDS encoding hydantoinase B/oxoprolinase family protein: MSGAWEFWIDRGGTFTDVVARSPDGGISTRKLLSENPERYPDAAVQGIRDTLGLGPDDPLPANAIAAVKMGTTVATNALLERKGERVLLLITQGFRDLLRIGTQARPALFDLHIKRPDLLYEQVAEVPERLDAAGEIVTPLDEPATLAALAAAHAAGIRAVAVALLHGYINPAHEVRIGEIAAEIGFTQFSLSHQVSRLAKLVGRGDTTVVDAYLSPILRRYVGQVEAALDIGTATGRLLFMQSNGGLTEAARFQGKDAILSGPAGGIVGMVRTATAAGFDRLIGFDMGGTSTDVSHYAGVYERSFETEVAGVRMRAPMMDIHTVAAGGGSICTFRDGRFQVGPESAGANPGPACYRRGGPLTVTDCNVLLGRLSPAHFPAVFGPNGDEPLDVIAVRDSFRDLGEQVAAATGQHLTPEAMATGFLRIAIDNMANAIKKISVQRGHDVTGYTLQCFGGAGGQHACGVADALGMTRVFLHPLAGVLSAYGMGLADIRALHQAQFDAPLTADAAPTVARLQAQARADLAAQGISAPRFETRAHLRYDGSHQPLEVPYGPPAAMQAAFEAAHLARFGFISPERGLLYEMLAVEAIGGGSPLPETPLAPCETRAKAVLPVWADGWCDVPLYDRATLGAGATLAGPAIITEQTGTVVVEAGWSARVDPNANLILERQSPIARTPAAGTQADPVLLEVFNNLFMSIADQMGATLANTAWSVNIKERLDFSCAIFDAAGDLVANAPHVPVHLGSMSHAVKTVMAETAASLRDGDAYMLNSPYNGGTHLPDVTVITPVFVAGKPAFWLGSRGHHADIGGRTPGSSPPDSRSITEEGVLIDVFPLVQAGKLNEAATRSLLLSGAYPCRAIDQNMADLKAQIAANETGRRELLRVVESYGAGGVAAYMGHVQRNAEESVRQVIDTLSDGEFTYPMDIGTEIRVRVTVDRAARSATVDFTGTSAQHTGNYNAPQAVTRAVVLYVFRTLVGKAIPLNEGCLRPLTIIVPSGTMLNPNAPAAVIAGNTEVSQAACNALYGALGTMACSQATMNNFVWGNDRFQNYETIAGGTGAGPGFAGCDAVQSHMTNTRMTDPEILEKRFPVRLETFGIRAGSGGSGTWQGGNGAVRRMRFLEPVTVTTLCSSRIVAPFGGAGGGAGALGENRVIWPDGRVEVLKGNDERDLPAGAVFEMLTPGGGGWG, from the coding sequence ATGTCGGGCGCGTGGGAATTCTGGATCGACCGTGGCGGCACCTTTACCGATGTGGTCGCCCGCAGCCCTGACGGGGGGATAAGCACGCGCAAACTGCTGTCGGAAAACCCCGAACGCTACCCCGATGCTGCCGTGCAGGGCATCCGCGACACGCTGGGCCTCGGGCCGGATGATCCGCTGCCCGCCAATGCCATCGCCGCCGTCAAGATGGGCACCACCGTCGCCACCAACGCGCTTCTGGAACGCAAGGGCGAGCGGGTGCTCCTGCTTATAACCCAAGGCTTCCGCGACCTGCTGCGCATCGGCACGCAGGCTCGCCCTGCGCTGTTCGACCTGCACATCAAGCGCCCCGATCTGCTGTATGAACAGGTGGCCGAGGTTCCCGAACGCCTTGATGCCGCGGGTGAAATCGTCACCCCGCTGGATGAACCCGCCACCCTCGCCGCGCTTGCCGCCGCCCATGCCGCAGGCATCCGCGCTGTGGCCGTGGCCCTTCTGCACGGCTACATCAACCCCGCGCATGAGGTGCGGATCGGCGAGATCGCGGCCGAGATCGGCTTCACCCAGTTCTCGCTCTCGCATCAGGTCAGCCGTCTGGCCAAACTCGTGGGGCGCGGCGATACCACCGTGGTCGATGCCTACCTGTCCCCCATCCTGCGCCGCTATGTCGGCCAAGTAGAAGCCGCACTCGACATCGGCACCGCCACGGGACGGCTTTTGTTCATGCAATCGAACGGCGGCCTGACCGAAGCCGCCCGCTTTCAGGGCAAGGACGCCATCCTGTCCGGCCCCGCAGGCGGCATCGTCGGCATGGTCCGCACCGCCACCGCCGCAGGTTTCGACCGGCTGATCGGCTTTGACATGGGCGGCACCTCGACCGATGTCAGCCATTACGCAGGCGTTTACGAACGCTCCTTCGAGACCGAGGTGGCAGGCGTACGGATGCGCGCGCCGATGATGGATATCCACACTGTCGCGGCAGGGGGCGGATCGATCTGCACCTTTCGCGACGGGCGCTTTCAGGTCGGCCCCGAAAGTGCCGGCGCAAACCCCGGCCCCGCCTGCTACCGTCGCGGCGGCCCGCTGACCGTGACCGATTGCAACGTGCTTCTGGGCCGCCTGTCGCCTGCCCATTTCCCCGCCGTCTTCGGCCCGAACGGCGACGAACCGCTCGACGTGATCGCCGTGCGCGACAGTTTCCGCGATCTTGGCGAACAGGTCGCCGCCGCCACCGGCCAGCACCTGACACCCGAAGCCATGGCGACCGGCTTCCTGCGCATCGCCATCGACAACATGGCCAACGCGATCAAGAAGATCAGCGTCCAGCGCGGCCATGATGTGACCGGCTACACCCTGCAATGCTTTGGCGGGGCAGGGGGCCAGCATGCCTGCGGCGTGGCCGATGCGCTGGGCATGACCCGCGTGTTCCTGCATCCTCTGGCGGGCGTGCTGTCGGCCTATGGCATGGGTCTGGCCGACATACGCGCCCTGCATCAGGCGCAGTTCGACGCCCCCCTCACCGCCGACGCCGCCCCGACGGTCGCCCGCCTGCAAGCGCAGGCCCGCGCCGACCTTGCCGCCCAAGGCATCAGCGCCCCCCGCTTCGAGACCCGCGCCCACCTGCGCTATGACGGGTCGCACCAACCGCTCGAGGTGCCCTACGGCCCGCCCGCCGCGATGCAAGCGGCCTTCGAGGCAGCCCACCTTGCCCGCTTCGGCTTCATCTCGCCCGAGCGCGGGTTGCTTTACGAAATGCTCGCGGTCGAAGCGATCGGCGGCGGCTCGCCCTTGCCCGAAACACCCCTCGCTCCTTGCGAAACCCGCGCCAAGGCGGTCTTGCCGGTCTGGGCAGACGGCTGGTGCGACGTGCCGCTTTACGACCGTGCCACCCTTGGCGCAGGGGCCACGCTCGCCGGCCCCGCCATCATCACCGAACAGACCGGAACGGTGGTGGTCGAGGCCGGATGGTCCGCCCGCGTCGATCCAAACGCCAACCTGATCCTCGAACGCCAATCCCCCATCGCCCGCACACCCGCCGCTGGAACGCAGGCCGATCCCGTGCTGCTCGAGGTGTTCAACAACCTCTTCATGTCCATTGCCGACCAGATGGGCGCCACGCTCGCCAATACCGCTTGGTCGGTCAACATCAAGGAGCGCTTGGACTTTTCCTGCGCCATCTTCGATGCGGCGGGCGATCTGGTGGCCAATGCCCCGCACGTTCCGGTGCATCTGGGGTCGATGTCGCATGCGGTCAAAACCGTCATGGCCGAAACCGCCGCCAGTTTGCGCGATGGCGATGCCTATATGCTGAACTCGCCCTACAACGGCGGCACGCACCTGCCTGACGTGACCGTGATCACGCCTGTCTTCGTGGCCGGAAAACCCGCCTTCTGGCTCGGCTCGCGCGGGCACCATGCCGATATCGGCGGACGCACCCCCGGATCATCCCCGCCCGACAGCCGCAGCATCACCGAAGAAGGCGTGCTGATCGACGTCTTCCCCCTTGTCCAGGCTGGCAAGCTGAACGAGGCCGCGACCCGCAGCCTGTTGCTCTCCGGAGCCTATCCCTGCCGCGCCATAGACCAGAACATGGCCGACCTGAAAGCCCAGATCGCCGCCAACGAAACCGGACGGCGCGAGCTTTTGCGCGTGGTCGAAAGCTACGGGGCAGGGGGCGTCGCCGCCTATATGGGCCACGTGCAAAGGAACGCCGAAGAAAGCGTCCGGCAAGTGATCGACACCCTGTCGGACGGTGAATTCACTTATCCGATGGACATCGGCACCGAAATCCGCGTCCGCGTCACGGTCGACCGCGCCGCCCGCAGTGCCACGGTCGATTTCACCGGAACATCCGCCCAGCACACGGGCAATTACAATGCGCCCCAGGCCGTGACCCGCGCCGTGGTGCTTTACGTCTTCCGCACCCTCGTCGGCAAAGCCATCCCCCTGAACGAAGGCTGCCTGCGCCCGCTGACCATCATCGTCCCCTCGGGCACGATGCTGAACCCGAACGCGCCCGCCGCCGTGATCGCTGGCAATACCGAGGTGTCGCAGGCCGCCTGCAATGCGCTTTACGGCGCGCTCGGCACCATGGCCTGTTCGCAGGCGACGATGAACAACTTCGTCTGGGGCAACGACCGCTTCCAGAATTACGAAACCATCGCGGGCGGCACAGGGGCAGGCCCCGGCTTTGCGGGCTGCGACGCGGTGCAAAGCCACATGACCAACACCCGCATGACCGACCCCGAGATCCTTGAAAAACGCTTCCCCGTCCGGCTGGAAACCTTTGGCATCCGCGCCGGATCGGGCGGCAGCGGCACATGGCAGGGCGGCAATGGCGCGGTGCGGCGGATGCGGTTTCTCGAACCCGTCACCGTCACCACGCTTTGCTCCAGCCGCATCGTCGCCCCCTTCGGCGGGGCAGGCGGCGGGGCAGGTGCATTGGGGGAAAACCGCGTGATCTGGCCCGATGGCAGGGTCGAGGTGCTGAAAGGCAACGATGAACGCGACCTGCCCGCAGGCGCGGTCTTCGAGATGCTCACCCCCGGCGGCGGCGGCTGGGGCTAA
- a CDS encoding NADPH-dependent FMN reductase, with the protein MITLLGICGALRAGSTNRLLLAEARRVFGEAEHAEGHIRMPLFDEDLEIAEGFPPEAAALHGQIVAADAIVIATPEYNKAVPGGLKNALDWVSRVPGAAWRDKPVAIMSAADGRAGGDRSQFALRLCLTPFRPRLVTGPEVMIANSRAAFDEDGRLKDERNVKVLTELMQVLRAEAER; encoded by the coding sequence ATGATCACCTTGCTTGGCATTTGCGGCGCGTTGCGGGCCGGTTCCACGAACCGGCTTTTGCTGGCCGAGGCGCGGCGCGTCTTTGGCGAGGCGGAGCATGCCGAGGGGCATATCCGCATGCCGCTGTTCGACGAGGACCTCGAGATCGCCGAGGGGTTTCCGCCCGAGGCGGCGGCTCTGCACGGGCAGATCGTGGCGGCCGATGCCATCGTGATCGCCACGCCGGAATACAACAAGGCGGTGCCGGGGGGCCTCAAGAACGCGCTCGATTGGGTGAGCCGCGTGCCGGGGGCAGCTTGGCGCGACAAGCCGGTTGCCATCATGTCCGCGGCTGACGGGCGGGCGGGGGGCGACCGGTCGCAATTCGCGCTGCGCCTGTGCCTGACGCCGTTCCGTCCGCGTCTGGTCACCGGCCCCGAGGTGATGATCGCGAATTCGCGTGCCGCATTCGACGAGGACGGGCGGCTGAAGGACGAGCGCAACGTCAAGGTCTTGACCGAGCTGATGCAGGTCTTGCGGGCCGAGGCCGAGCGTTAG
- a CDS encoding GtrA family protein, with product MFHRFLLCSGLAAAVNLAVGYVLYAVLGYSQGWQYGLSVAFAFLSGMGVSFFLNRRFTFEPSGRLTRSEAIDFFAVSVGGLAITTSLAQYLRTHMPALDPHLPPEALAHVGAVGLTAIYSFLAHKYVSFRHARRPHDADKGFPQ from the coding sequence ATGTTTCACAGATTCCTGCTGTGTTCCGGCCTTGCGGCCGCGGTCAATCTGGCCGTCGGCTACGTGCTTTATGCCGTGCTCGGGTATTCCCAGGGCTGGCAATACGGCCTGTCGGTGGCATTCGCCTTCCTGTCGGGCATGGGCGTCAGCTTCTTTCTCAACCGCCGCTTCACCTTTGAACCCTCGGGGCGGCTCACGCGGTCGGAAGCCATCGACTTCTTCGCCGTCTCGGTCGGTGGCCTCGCGATCACCACCTCGCTCGCGCAATACCTGCGGACCCATATGCCCGCCCTCGACCCGCATCTCCCGCCCGAGGCGCTGGCCCATGTCGGCGCGGTCGGGCTGACCGCGATCTACTCTTTCCTCGCGCATAAATACGTCAGTTTCCGCCATGCGCGCCGCCCGCATGACGCCGATAAAGGGTTCCCGCAATGA
- a CDS encoding NAD(P)/FAD-dependent oxidoreductase, whose amino-acid sequence MTTPTQGRTAVIIGAGPAGLTAAHEFVTRSGIKPVLIEADTQVGGISRTVNYKGNRIDIGGHRFFSKSDRVMDWWANVLPLQSMHEDASSLTISYQNKHRSIDNPTGGADPALTDDVMLVRPRVSRILYLRQFFDYPIKFSLATLAGLGLWRSTKIFFSYARARILPIRPERSLRDFIINRFGAELYATFFRDYTEKVWGVPCEDIPAEWGAQRIKGLSITALLKNALRKLKPQSATISQRNVETSLIERFLYPKHGPGQLWEKVASGVTAKGGELHMQTRVTAVHHDGSRVTAIDVTDASGEQRTITGDYFFSTMPVRDLLQGLIPPAPAAVQAVSDGLTYRDFITVGVLLKRIKLNGGATAANLYDRVPDNWIYVQEPDVKVGRIQIFNNWSPYLVANPDDIWIGLEYFVNEGDDIWSMPDADLTRFAVEELAKLGVSDPDDVKDAVVVRTLKAYPAYFGSYDRFDEVRDYMNRFENLFLVGRNGMHRYNNQDHSMLTAMVAVDGILEGRDTHAELWEINTEQEYHEAKKD is encoded by the coding sequence ATGACCACCCCCACCCAAGGACGCACCGCCGTCATCATCGGCGCAGGCCCCGCAGGCCTGACCGCCGCGCATGAATTCGTCACCCGCTCGGGCATCAAACCCGTGCTGATCGAGGCCGACACCCAAGTCGGCGGCATCAGCCGGACGGTGAATTACAAGGGCAACCGCATCGACATCGGCGGCCATCGCTTCTTTTCCAAATCCGACCGCGTGATGGACTGGTGGGCCAATGTCCTGCCGCTGCAATCCATGCACGAAGACGCCTCGTCGCTGACCATCAGCTACCAGAACAAGCACCGCAGCATCGACAACCCCACCGGCGGGGCCGACCCTGCGCTGACCGATGATGTCATGCTGGTGCGCCCCCGCGTGTCGCGCATCCTCTACCTGCGGCAGTTCTTCGACTACCCGATCAAGTTCAGCCTCGCCACGCTGGCGGGCCTTGGCCTGTGGCGCAGCACCAAGATCTTCTTCAGCTACGCCCGCGCCCGCATCCTGCCGATCCGCCCCGAACGGTCCTTGCGCGATTTCATCATCAACCGCTTCGGGGCCGAGCTTTATGCCACCTTCTTCCGCGACTACACCGAAAAGGTCTGGGGTGTCCCGTGCGAGGATATCCCCGCCGAATGGGGCGCGCAGCGCATCAAGGGCCTCTCGATCACCGCCCTTCTGAAGAATGCCCTCCGCAAGCTGAAACCGCAAAGCGCCACGATCTCGCAGCGCAATGTCGAAACCAGCCTGATCGAGCGTTTCCTTTACCCCAAACACGGCCCCGGCCAGCTTTGGGAAAAGGTCGCATCCGGTGTAACCGCCAAGGGCGGCGAATTGCACATGCAAACCCGCGTCACCGCCGTGCATCATGACGGCTCGCGCGTTACCGCCATCGACGTCACCGATGCGTCGGGCGAACAGCGCACCATCACCGGTGATTACTTCTTTTCCACCATGCCCGTGCGCGACCTGCTGCAAGGCCTGATCCCGCCCGCCCCCGCAGCGGTGCAGGCAGTGTCCGATGGCCTGACCTACCGCGACTTCATCACCGTGGGCGTGCTGTTGAAACGCATCAAGCTGAACGGCGGCGCGACTGCGGCCAACCTTTACGACCGCGTGCCCGACAACTGGATCTACGTGCAGGAACCCGATGTGAAGGTGGGCCGCATCCAGATCTTCAACAACTGGAGCCCCTATCTGGTGGCCAACCCCGACGACATCTGGATCGGACTGGAATACTTCGTCAACGAAGGCGACGACATCTGGTCGATGCCCGATGCCGACCTGACCCGTTTCGCGGTCGAAGAACTCGCCAAACTCGGTGTCTCGGACCCCGATGATGTGAAAGACGCCGTCGTTGTCCGCACGCTGAAAGCCTATCCCGCCTATTTCGGCAGCTACGACCGCTTCGACGAAGTGCGCGACTACATGAACCGCTTCGAAAACCTGTTCCTCGTCGGCAGGAACGGCATGCACCGCTACAACAATCAGGATCATTCCATGCTGACCGCCATGGTCGCCGTCGACGGCATCCTCGAAGGCCGCGACACCCATGCCGAATTGTGGGAAATCAACACCGAACAGGAATACCACGAGGCGAAGAAAGACTGA
- the smc gene encoding chromosome segregation protein SMC: MRFTRLRLNGFKSFVDPTDLVIHDGLTGVVGPNGCGKSNLLEALRWVMGENRPTAMRGGGMEDVIFAGAATRGARHFAEVALVIDNQDRLAPSGFNEADQIEIIRRITRDAGSAYKANARDVRARDVQMLFADASTGSHSPALVRQGQISELINAKPKSRRRVLEEAAGISGLYARRHEAELKLQGAEHNLTRVDDVLETLAQQLSTLTRQARQAARYREIGEDLRRAEGMLLYRRWREAEIARAEAESALRDRLVAASQAESAARAAGKAREAREDALPAKREEEAIASAVLQRLTVQRDALGDQEARARQMIETLRGRIDQLTRDMEREAGLNRDAGETIGRLEWEIEQLARASDGQDDRLAEAAEVAREAGALLSDRETLLAQATEDSARLAARHQSAQRMLSDTRATLDRAETQAATARETVDTATEALTAAAEAYDAATEAQESAADLAERAEDTLAAAEAARAETQSREAEARAARSSAEGEANALRAEVAALARLVDREALAGSQLLDRLTVTPGYEKALGAALADDLRAPEIDAAARSGWASLAPYDHSQPLPAGASPLSAHVTAPAVLARRLSQIGLISRDQGAALQAALLPGQRLVSAEGDLWRWDGFRAGAEDAPSAAALRLQQLNRLVQLKRDLEDVAARADGARQAHESLQARLSDLARADQMARDARRAADARVTEANRAASRAEADRSIAAGKLEAATLAVSRYEDEAMSARARLREAEAQAAELPNLDAARNAVEAARVAVEAARLAMLTRRSAHDELRREGEARVRRRQEAVKELSGWKHRLETAERRIAELAERKAETTEELAEASAAPEEIAIKREELAEAIDAAEARRRAAVETLAAAEAALRAAQDAERDAERSAGEAREARARAEARADAARETVAYGAERILEETEATPEQLLSTLATDPDKMPDAETLDAEVNRLKRQREALGAVNLRAEEDAKTVSEEYDTLAREKIDLEEAIKKLRSGIAGLNKEGRERLLTAFEQVNANFSTLFTHLFGGGEARLVLVESDDPLEAGLEIMCQPPGKKLATLSLLSGGEQTLTALALIFGVFLANPAPICVLDEVDAPLDDANVTRFCDMLDEMTRRTDTRFLVITHHAVTMARMDRLFGVTMQEQGVSQLVSVDLKKAEALVA; encoded by the coding sequence TTGCGCTTCACCCGCCTCCGGCTCAACGGCTTCAAAAGCTTCGTCGACCCCACGGATCTGGTGATCCACGATGGGCTGACCGGCGTTGTCGGCCCGAACGGCTGCGGCAAGTCAAACCTCTTGGAAGCCCTGCGCTGGGTCATGGGCGAAAACCGCCCCACCGCGATGCGCGGCGGCGGGATGGAGGATGTGATCTTTGCCGGTGCCGCCACGCGCGGTGCGCGCCACTTCGCCGAAGTGGCGCTGGTGATCGACAATCAGGACCGTCTCGCCCCGTCAGGTTTCAACGAGGCCGACCAGATCGAGATCATCCGCCGCATCACCCGCGATGCCGGTTCCGCCTACAAGGCCAACGCGCGGGACGTGCGCGCCCGCGATGTGCAGATGCTGTTTGCCGATGCCTCGACCGGCAGCCATTCGCCCGCCCTCGTGCGGCAGGGCCAGATTTCCGAACTGATCAACGCAAAACCCAAATCCCGCCGCCGCGTGCTGGAAGAAGCCGCAGGAATTTCCGGCCTTTACGCCCGCCGCCATGAAGCCGAACTCAAACTGCAAGGCGCGGAACATAACCTGACCCGCGTCGACGATGTGCTCGAAACCCTCGCGCAGCAACTCTCGACCCTGACCCGTCAGGCCAGACAGGCCGCCCGCTACCGCGAGATCGGCGAAGACCTGCGCCGCGCCGAGGGGATGCTGCTCTACCGCCGCTGGCGCGAGGCCGAAATCGCGCGGGCCGAGGCGGAAAGTGCGCTGCGCGACCGCCTCGTCGCCGCATCGCAGGCCGAAAGCGCGGCCCGCGCTGCCGGCAAGGCCCGCGAAGCCCGCGAAGACGCGCTTCCCGCCAAGCGCGAGGAAGAGGCGATTGCCTCGGCCGTGCTGCAACGCCTGACCGTGCAGCGCGACGCGCTGGGCGATCAGGAGGCCCGCGCCCGCCAGATGATCGAAACCCTGCGCGGCCGCATCGACCAGTTGACCCGCGACATGGAGCGCGAGGCCGGTCTGAACCGCGACGCGGGCGAAACCATCGGACGGCTGGAATGGGAGATCGAACAGCTCGCCCGCGCCAGCGACGGCCAAGACGACCGCCTTGCCGAAGCCGCCGAAGTGGCGCGCGAAGCCGGTGCCCTGCTGTCGGACCGCGAAACCCTGCTCGCCCAAGCCACCGAGGATTCGGCCCGCCTCGCCGCCCGCCACCAATCGGCGCAGCGCATGCTGTCCGACACCCGCGCCACGCTCGACCGCGCCGAAACGCAGGCGGCGACCGCCCGCGAAACCGTCGACACCGCGACCGAAGCCCTGACCGCCGCCGCCGAAGCCTATGACGCCGCGACCGAGGCGCAGGAATCCGCCGCCGACCTTGCCGAACGCGCCGAGGATACGCTGGCCGCAGCCGAAGCCGCCCGCGCCGAAACCCAAAGCCGCGAAGCCGAAGCCCGCGCCGCCCGCTCCTCCGCCGAGGGCGAGGCCAACGCCCTGCGCGCCGAAGTCGCCGCCCTAGCCAGACTTGTCGACCGCGAGGCACTGGCCGGATCGCAACTGCTCGACCGCCTCACCGTCACGCCGGGTTATGAAAAGGCGCTTGGTGCCGCCCTCGCCGATGACCTGCGCGCGCCCGAAATCGACGCCGCCGCGCGTTCCGGCTGGGCCTCTCTTGCACCGTACGACCACAGCCAGCCCCTTCCCGCAGGCGCAAGCCCGCTTTCCGCCCATGTCACCGCCCCCGCCGTTCTGGCCCGCCGCCTGTCGCAGATCGGCCTTATATCCCGCGACCAAGGCGCCGCGCTGCAAGCGGCTCTCTTGCCGGGTCAACGTCTCGTCAGCGCCGAAGGCGACCTGTGGCGCTGGGACGGGTTCCGTGCCGGTGCCGAAGACGCACCATCGGCCGCCGCCCTGCGCCTGCAACAACTCAACCGCCTCGTGCAGCTGAAGCGCGACCTCGAAGACGTCGCCGCCCGTGCCGATGGCGCACGCCAGGCCCATGAATCGCTGCAAGCCCGCCTGTCCGATCTTGCCCGCGCCGACCAGATGGCCCGCGATGCCCGCCGCGCCGCCGATGCCCGCGTGACCGAAGCAAACCGCGCCGCCAGCAGGGCCGAGGCCGACCGCTCCATCGCCGCCGGAAAGCTGGAAGCCGCCACCCTCGCCGTCTCGCGCTATGAGGACGAGGCGATGTCCGCCCGCGCCCGCCTGCGCGAGGCCGAAGCGCAGGCCGCCGAACTTCCGAACCTCGACGCCGCCCGCAACGCCGTCGAAGCCGCCCGCGTGGCCGTCGAAGCCGCCCGCCTTGCCATGCTCACCCGCCGCTCGGCGCATGACGAACTCCGCCGCGAAGGCGAAGCCCGCGTGCGGCGGCGGCAAGAGGCGGTCAAGGAACTGTCGGGCTGGAAGCACCGCCTTGAAACCGCCGAACGCCGCATTGCCGAACTGGCCGAACGCAAAGCCGAAACGACCGAAGAACTGGCCGAAGCCAGCGCCGCCCCCGAAGAAATCGCCATCAAGCGCGAGGAGTTGGCCGAAGCCATCGACGCCGCCGAAGCCCGCCGCCGTGCCGCCGTCGAAACCTTGGCCGCAGCCGAAGCCGCCCTTCGCGCAGCCCAAGACGCCGAACGCGACGCCGAACGCTCGGCAGGCGAGGCCCGCGAAGCCCGCGCCCGCGCCGAAGCCCGCGCCGATGCCGCCCGCGAAACCGTCGCCTACGGCGCCGAACGCATCCTCGAGGAAACCGAAGCCACCCCCGAACAACTGCTCAGCACGCTAGCCACCGACCCCGACAAGATGCCCGACGCCGAAACGCTGGACGCCGAGGTGAACCGCCTGAAACGCCAGCGCGAAGCCTTGGGCGCGGTCAACCTGCGGGCGGAAGAAGACGCGAAAACCGTCTCGGAAGAATACGACACGCTGGCCCGCGAAAAGATCGACCTCGAAGAGGCGATCAAGAAACTGCGCTCGGGCATCGCAGGGTTGAACAAAGAGGGCCGCGAACGCCTGCTGACCGCCTTTGAACAGGTCAACGCCAATTTCTCGACGCTCTTCACCCACCTGTTCGGCGGCGGCGAAGCCCGCCTCGTGCTGGTCGAATCCGACGACCCGTTGGAAGCTGGCCTTGAAATCATGTGCCAACCGCCCGGCAAGAAACTCGCCACCCTGTCGCTTCTCTCGGGCGGCGAGCAGACCCTGACGGCGCTTGCGCTGATCTTCGGCGTCTTCCTCGCCAACCCCGCGCCGATCTGCGTGCTCGACGAAGTCGACGCCCCGCTAGATGATGCCAACGTCACCCGTTTCTGCGACATGCTGGATGAAATGACCCGCCGCACCGACACGCGCTTTCTGGTCATCACCCACCACGCGGTGACGATGGCGCGGATGGACCGGCTGTTCGGCGTTACGATGCAGGAACAGGGTGTGAGCCAACTCGTGTCCGTCGATTTGAAAAAAGCCGAGGCTCTGGTCGCGTGA